One segment of Amycolatopsis alba DSM 44262 DNA contains the following:
- the thrB gene encoding homoserine kinase yields the protein MTLLKIKVPASSANLGPGFDTLGLALALYDRVELLVTDAGLKIEVIDAGAGAVDDVPTDESHLFVRAFRRGCGHLGLRPPGLHLRCFNTIPHARGLGSSAAAVVTGVAAAYALAEQALDDDALQLAAEFEGHADNAAASLLGGFVVAWNEGERFRAERLQPHHDIRPVVAIPALRSSTDATRGLLPAQVPHADAAFTAGRAALAVHALTARPDLLLSATEDRLHQHYRAPAYPASSELVRALRAEGVAAAISGAGPTVLALTTGGILPAGVDVTSFDVTELPIDPGGVQVAAQ from the coding sequence ATGACGCTGCTCAAGATCAAGGTCCCGGCGTCGTCGGCGAACCTCGGTCCGGGGTTCGACACGCTGGGCCTGGCGCTGGCGCTGTACGACCGGGTCGAACTCCTGGTCACCGACGCCGGCCTCAAGATCGAGGTGATCGACGCCGGCGCCGGTGCCGTCGACGACGTCCCGACGGACGAATCACACCTGTTCGTCCGGGCTTTCCGGCGTGGCTGCGGGCACCTCGGCCTCCGGCCGCCCGGCCTGCACCTGCGCTGTTTCAACACCATCCCGCACGCCCGCGGCCTCGGCTCGTCCGCGGCCGCGGTCGTGACCGGCGTCGCGGCGGCGTACGCGCTGGCTGAGCAGGCCCTGGACGACGACGCACTGCAGCTGGCCGCCGAGTTCGAGGGGCACGCCGACAACGCCGCGGCGAGCCTGCTGGGCGGCTTCGTGGTCGCCTGGAACGAGGGCGAGCGGTTCCGCGCCGAACGGCTCCAGCCGCATCACGACATCCGGCCGGTGGTCGCCATCCCGGCGTTGCGCTCCTCGACCGACGCGACGCGCGGGCTGCTTCCCGCGCAGGTCCCGCACGCCGACGCGGCGTTCACCGCGGGCAGGGCGGCACTGGCGGTGCACGCGCTCACCGCCCGCCCCGACCTGTTGCTCTCCGCGACCGAAGATCGGCTTCATCAGCATTACCGGGCACCCGCGTACCCGGCGAGCAGTGAACTGGTGCGCGCGCTGAGGGCCGAAGGAGTGGCCGCGGCCATTTCCGGAGCCGGTCCGACGGTGCTGGCGCTGACCACCGGGGGAATACTCCCGGCGGGAGTCGACGTTACATCTTTCGACGTCACCGAGCTGCCGATCGATCCAGGCGGCGTGCAGGTTGCGGCTCAGTAA
- a CDS encoding DUF3105 domain-containing protein: MKAARSSVVSKKGTPWGTIIAVVAIVALAASVVTYYMVASAPKREQKTREETAAAFAPSQQDPDPSKRINGVTTTTYEGSVHVSATERVAYDKTPPYGGPHDQAWAACNGVVYEKAVRNENMVHGLEHGAIWIAYNPAQITGDALELLRVRVEGKPYTTMSPYPNLDKPISVQSWGHQLKLDSASDERIDQFIAALRTNPYGAYPERDATCDAQIEPGDFDPTPPGPDAKPMNYKGTAGTQQDQPGAGQSGMPSVPATQPSAPASK, encoded by the coding sequence ATGAAGGCCGCCCGTAGTTCCGTCGTGTCCAAGAAGGGCACGCCCTGGGGCACGATCATCGCGGTCGTCGCGATCGTCGCCCTGGCTGCCTCGGTGGTCACCTACTACATGGTCGCCTCGGCGCCCAAGCGCGAGCAGAAGACCCGCGAAGAGACCGCGGCCGCCTTCGCGCCTTCGCAGCAGGACCCGGATCCCTCCAAGCGGATCAACGGCGTGACCACGACCACGTACGAAGGCTCCGTGCACGTCTCAGCCACCGAACGCGTCGCCTACGACAAGACCCCGCCCTACGGCGGCCCGCACGACCAGGCCTGGGCCGCGTGCAACGGCGTCGTCTACGAGAAGGCCGTCCGCAACGAGAACATGGTCCACGGTCTTGAGCACGGCGCGATCTGGATCGCCTACAACCCGGCGCAGATCACCGGTGACGCGCTGGAGCTGCTGCGGGTCCGTGTCGAGGGCAAGCCGTACACGACGATGTCGCCGTACCCGAACCTCGACAAGCCGATCTCGGTGCAGTCCTGGGGGCACCAGCTGAAGCTGGACAGCGCCTCCGACGAGCGGATCGACCAGTTCATCGCGGCGCTGCGCACCAACCCGTACGGCGCGTACCCCGAGCGTGACGCCACCTGCGACGCGCAGATCGAGCCGGGCGACTTCGACCCGACCCCGCCGGGGCCGGACGCGAAGCCGATGAACTACAAGGGCACCGCGGGCACCCAGCAGGACCAGCCCGGCGCCGGTCAGAGCGGCATGCCGTCCGTGCCCGCCACCCAGCCCTCGGCGCCCGCGAGCAAGTAA
- the lysA gene encoding diaminopimelate decarboxylase: protein MAHPAGPRHADVYPHADASGFPPSSPEELDRLYPKVWPRNTFRGGDGVVRIAGVDVRELAEKYGTPLFVVDEADFKSRCADYAEAFDDPALVHYASKAFLSIEIARWVAEQGLSLDVCSGGELAVAQRANFPAERITFHGNNKSLPELEAAVEAGVGTVVVDSYFEIARLADVAARHDVVQNVLIRVTVGVEAHTHEFIATAHEDQKFGFSLASGDAAEAVRRVLNAPSLKLIGLHSHIGSQIFDADGFEVAARRVVGLLAELAKEHGTELLDQLSIVDLGGGFGIAYTDKDNPPPPAQMITQIREIVRKECEYAGLPVPKIAGEPGRAIAGPGTITLYEVGTIKDVSLGDKAARRYVSVDGGMSDNIRTALYDAVYDCRLVSRTSDDDGDGQVAAALSRVVGKHCESGDIVVRDCWLPDTLAPGDLLAVAATGAYCYSMASGYNRQPRPAVVAVRNGSARVLLRRETTDDMLRLEV from the coding sequence ATGGCTCACCCCGCCGGCCCCCGCCACGCCGACGTCTACCCCCACGCCGACGCCTCCGGTTTCCCGCCGTCGAGTCCCGAGGAACTCGACAGGCTGTATCCGAAGGTCTGGCCCCGCAACACCTTCCGCGGCGGAGACGGTGTCGTGCGCATCGCAGGCGTCGACGTCCGCGAACTCGCCGAGAAGTACGGCACGCCGCTGTTCGTCGTCGACGAGGCCGACTTCAAGTCCCGGTGCGCCGACTACGCCGAGGCGTTCGACGACCCGGCGCTCGTGCACTACGCGTCCAAGGCGTTCCTGTCCATCGAGATCGCCCGCTGGGTGGCCGAGCAGGGGCTGAGCCTGGACGTCTGCAGCGGCGGCGAACTCGCCGTCGCGCAGCGCGCGAACTTCCCCGCCGAGCGGATCACCTTCCACGGCAACAACAAGTCCCTTCCCGAACTCGAAGCGGCGGTCGAGGCCGGCGTCGGCACGGTCGTGGTCGACTCGTACTTCGAGATCGCGCGGCTGGCCGATGTCGCGGCACGGCACGACGTCGTGCAGAACGTGCTGATCCGGGTCACCGTCGGCGTCGAGGCGCACACCCACGAGTTCATCGCGACCGCGCACGAGGACCAGAAGTTCGGTTTCTCGCTGGCCTCCGGTGACGCGGCCGAGGCCGTGCGCCGGGTGCTCAACGCGCCGTCGCTCAAGCTGATCGGCCTGCACAGCCACATCGGTTCGCAGATCTTCGACGCCGACGGCTTCGAGGTCGCCGCCCGCCGCGTGGTCGGCCTGCTCGCCGAACTCGCCAAGGAACACGGCACCGAGCTGCTCGACCAGCTGTCCATCGTCGACCTCGGCGGCGGTTTCGGTATCGCCTACACCGACAAGGACAACCCGCCGCCGCCCGCGCAGATGATCACGCAGATCCGCGAGATCGTCCGCAAGGAATGCGAGTACGCGGGCCTGCCGGTGCCGAAGATCGCGGGCGAGCCGGGCCGTGCCATCGCCGGTCCCGGCACGATCACGCTGTACGAGGTCGGCACCATCAAGGACGTTTCACTCGGCGACAAGGCCGCCCGGCGCTACGTCAGCGTCGACGGCGGGATGAGCGACAACATCCGCACCGCGCTCTACGACGCGGTGTACGACTGCCGTCTCGTTTCCCGGACGTCCGACGACGACGGAGACGGCCAGGTCGCCGCCGCGCTTTCCCGTGTCGTGGGAAAACACTGTGAGTCCGGCGATATCGTCGTCCGTGACTGCTGGCTGCCCGACACACTTGCTCCCGGCGACCTGCTCGCCGTGGCGGCCACCGGGGCGTACTGCTACTCGATGGCCAGCGGGTACAACCGGCAGCCGCGGCCCGCGGTGGTGGCCGTGCGCAACGGCAGCGCCCGCGTGCTGCTGCGGCGCGAGACGACGGACGACATGCTGCGCCTGGAGGTCTAG
- a CDS encoding AAA family ATPase, whose product MSSVPGRIVVYGVTGSGKSTLARELAERTGLPWHSVDDGLAWQPGWVPVPDDEQRRRVTVLVADDRWIIDGMFAKWRDLAMPRAELIVALDYPRWVSLSRLLRRTVVRCVTRRPICNGNVETLRGMLSRDSIVVWHFRSFARKRRTIRDWAADPAVPVVRLTSPRAAKRWLGLVSGGPSVPGP is encoded by the coding sequence GTGAGTTCGGTGCCGGGGCGGATCGTCGTGTACGGGGTCACCGGTTCGGGCAAGTCGACGCTGGCCAGGGAACTGGCCGAGCGCACCGGGCTGCCGTGGCATTCGGTCGACGACGGCCTGGCGTGGCAGCCGGGCTGGGTGCCCGTCCCCGACGACGAACAGCGGCGCCGGGTCACCGTGCTGGTCGCGGACGACCGCTGGATCATCGACGGGATGTTCGCCAAATGGCGCGACCTCGCGATGCCCCGCGCCGAACTGATCGTGGCACTGGACTATCCGCGCTGGGTCTCGCTGAGCCGTCTGCTCCGCCGGACCGTGGTGCGCTGCGTCACGCGCCGCCCGATCTGCAACGGCAATGTCGAGACGCTGCGGGGGATGCTCTCCCGTGACTCGATCGTCGTCTGGCACTTCCGGTCGTTCGCCCGCAAACGGCGCACGATCCGCGACTGGGCCGCGGATCCGGCGGTGCCGGTGGTGCGCCTGACCTCGCCGCGCGCAGCGAAACGCTGGCTGGGTCTCGTGAGTGGCGGGCCAAGCGTGCCCGGTCCGTGA
- the argS gene encoding arginine--tRNA ligase: MTPAALADLVRNSAVQVLTARGLDDSVLPEKVTIERPRNPEHGDYATNLALQVAKKAGMKPRDFADALAEALAAADGIDSAEVAGPGFLNLRLAADAQGQIVQQVLDAGERFGLGDELAGLKINLEFVSANPTGPIHLGGTRWAAVGDALGRVLSAQGGQVTREYYFNDHGAQIDRFVRSLIAAAKGEPAPEDGYAGGYINDIAAEVIRQEPSALSLPEDERAETFRRVGIELMFTEIRQSLHDFGTDFDVYFHENSLHESGAVASSVQQLKDSGNLYFEDGAWWLKSKEHGDDKDRVVIKKDGNPAYIAGDLAYFQDKRKRGFDLCIYMLGADHHGYIARLKAAAAAFGDDPAVVEVLIGQMVNLVSDGKPVRMSKRAGTVITMEDLVGTVGVDAARYELIRYSVDSTLDIDLDLLRKHSNDNPVYYVQYAHARLASLQRNASDLGLKTDGGADLSLLTLPAEGDLIRTLGEFPTVLRRAAQLREPHRVARYLEELAGAYHKWNAVGRVLPKGDEETTPLTFSRLALSEATRQVLANGLTVLGVSAPERM; this comes from the coding sequence GTGACTCCCGCAGCTCTCGCCGACCTGGTCCGTAACTCAGCCGTGCAGGTTCTCACCGCGCGCGGCCTCGACGATTCCGTGCTGCCGGAGAAGGTGACGATCGAACGTCCCCGCAACCCCGAACACGGTGATTACGCGACCAACCTGGCGCTGCAGGTGGCCAAGAAGGCGGGGATGAAGCCCCGTGACTTCGCCGACGCGCTGGCCGAGGCCCTCGCCGCCGCCGACGGCATCGACTCGGCCGAGGTCGCCGGGCCGGGCTTCCTCAACCTGCGGCTCGCCGCCGACGCGCAGGGCCAGATCGTCCAGCAGGTACTCGACGCCGGTGAGCGGTTCGGCCTCGGCGACGAGCTCGCCGGGCTCAAGATCAACCTCGAGTTCGTCTCGGCGAACCCGACCGGCCCGATCCACCTCGGCGGCACCCGCTGGGCCGCGGTCGGCGACGCGCTGGGCCGCGTGCTGTCCGCGCAGGGCGGCCAGGTCACCCGCGAGTACTACTTCAACGACCACGGCGCGCAGATCGACCGCTTCGTCCGGTCCCTGATCGCCGCGGCCAAGGGCGAGCCCGCCCCCGAGGACGGCTACGCGGGCGGCTACATCAACGACATCGCCGCCGAGGTCATCCGCCAGGAGCCGAGCGCGCTCTCGCTGCCGGAAGACGAGCGGGCCGAGACGTTCCGCCGGGTCGGCATCGAGCTGATGTTCACCGAGATCAGGCAGAGCCTGCACGATTTCGGCACCGATTTCGACGTCTACTTCCACGAGAACTCGCTGCACGAGTCCGGCGCGGTCGCGTCGTCGGTCCAGCAGCTGAAGGACTCCGGGAACCTGTACTTCGAGGACGGCGCCTGGTGGCTGAAGTCCAAGGAGCACGGCGACGACAAGGACCGCGTCGTCATCAAGAAGGACGGCAACCCGGCCTACATCGCCGGTGACCTCGCCTACTTCCAGGACAAGCGCAAACGCGGCTTCGACCTTTGCATCTACATGCTCGGCGCGGACCACCACGGCTACATCGCCCGGCTCAAGGCCGCCGCGGCCGCCTTCGGTGACGACCCGGCCGTCGTCGAGGTCCTGATCGGCCAGATGGTCAACCTGGTCTCCGACGGCAAACCCGTCCGGATGAGCAAGCGCGCCGGTACCGTGATCACCATGGAGGACCTGGTCGGCACCGTCGGTGTCGACGCGGCCCGCTACGAGCTGATCCGCTATTCGGTCGACTCCACTTTGGACATCGACCTCGACCTGCTGCGCAAGCATTCGAACGACAACCCGGTCTACTACGTCCAGTACGCCCACGCCCGGCTGGCTTCCTTGCAGCGCAACGCTTCCGACCTCGGCCTGAAAACCGATGGCGGAGCCGACCTCAGCCTGCTTACGCTTCCGGCCGAGGGCGATCTGATCCGCACCCTCGGTGAATTCCCGACCGTCCTCCGCCGGGCCGCACAGCTGCGCGAACCGCACCGTGTCGCCCGGTACCTCGAAGAACTCGCCGGCGCCTACCACAAGTGGAACGCCGTCGGCCGGGTCCTGCCGAAGGGCGACGAGGAGACCACCCCCCTCACGTTCTCGCGGCTCGCGCTCAGTGAAGCGACTCGCCAGGTGCTGGCCAACGGCCTCACCGTCCTCGGTGTCTCTGCTCCGGAACGGATGTAA
- a CDS encoding homoserine dehydrogenase: MSTVDGRVIRVALLGCGTVGGEVVRLLTEQAEELAARAGTRVELAGIAVRRPDKHPELPPELVTSDVTKLVTSPDVDVVVELVGGIEPVREWLLDALKAGKSVVTANKALMAEHSAELFEAADASGVDLYFEAAVAGAIPLLRPLRESLAGDRITRVMGIVNGTTNFILSAMDSTGAGYAETLEEASRLGYAEADPTADVDGYDAASKAAILASLAFHTRVTASDVHREGIADVTASDLAAAKVLGRTVKLLAICERVTADDGTESVAARVHPVMIPRGHQLAGVGGAYNAVYVEADAAGELMFYGQGAGGAPTASAVLGDLVAVARNRVVGGRGPRESAHAALPVRPMGQTPTRYHVSLDVADRAGVLAQVAQAFAGHGVSIAAVRQRDANDTASLVVVTHLAPDAALRSTVDDIAGLDVVNQVVSVMRVEGEDQ, encoded by the coding sequence GTGTCTACTGTGGACGGACGCGTGATCAGGGTCGCCCTCCTGGGCTGCGGAACGGTCGGCGGCGAGGTCGTCCGGCTGCTCACCGAGCAGGCCGAGGAGCTCGCCGCCAGGGCGGGCACCAGGGTGGAGCTGGCAGGCATCGCGGTGCGGCGCCCCGACAAGCACCCCGAGCTGCCGCCGGAACTGGTGACCTCCGACGTGACGAAGCTCGTCACCTCCCCGGACGTCGACGTCGTCGTCGAACTGGTCGGTGGCATCGAGCCGGTGCGGGAGTGGCTGCTCGACGCGCTCAAGGCCGGGAAATCCGTTGTCACGGCGAACAAAGCGCTGATGGCCGAGCATTCCGCGGAGCTGTTCGAGGCCGCCGACGCGTCCGGCGTGGACCTCTACTTCGAGGCGGCCGTCGCCGGGGCGATCCCGTTGCTGCGCCCGCTGCGCGAATCGCTGGCGGGTGACCGCATCACCCGCGTGATGGGGATCGTCAACGGCACCACCAACTTCATCCTGTCCGCGATGGACTCCACCGGCGCGGGCTACGCGGAAACGCTCGAAGAGGCCAGCAGGCTCGGATACGCCGAGGCGGACCCGACGGCCGACGTCGACGGCTACGACGCCGCGTCCAAGGCCGCGATCCTCGCCTCGCTCGCGTTCCACACCCGTGTCACCGCCTCCGACGTGCACCGTGAAGGCATCGCCGACGTGACCGCGTCGGACCTCGCCGCGGCGAAGGTGCTGGGCCGCACGGTGAAGCTGCTCGCCATCTGCGAGCGCGTCACCGCCGACGACGGCACCGAATCCGTCGCGGCGCGCGTGCATCCGGTGATGATCCCGCGCGGGCACCAGCTCGCCGGGGTCGGTGGCGCGTACAACGCCGTCTACGTCGAGGCCGACGCAGCCGGTGAACTGATGTTCTACGGTCAGGGCGCCGGTGGCGCGCCGACCGCGAGTGCCGTGCTCGGCGACCTCGTCGCGGTGGCTCGAAACCGGGTCGTCGGCGGCCGTGGCCCGCGCGAATCCGCGCACGCCGCGCTCCCGGTCAGGCCGATGGGCCAGACGCCGACGCGGTACCACGTCAGTCTCGACGTGGCCGATCGAGCGGGCGTCCTCGCCCAGGTGGCCCAGGCGTTCGCCGGGCACGGCGTCAGCATCGCCGCGGTGCGGCAGCGCGACGCCAACGACACGGCCAGCCTGGTCGTCGTCACCCATCTGGCGCCGGACGCGGCATTGCGGTCCACTGTGGACGACATTGCCGGGCTCGATGTGGTGAACCAGGTCGTCAGTGTGATGCGTGTGGAAGGCGAAGACCAGTGA
- the rho gene encoding transcription termination factor Rho has product MSNTDLLSDVEGGAAESNGVVAPKRTVGGLTGKTVAELRSIAGDLGIGETTGMRKGDLIAAIRERQGKTKRKSPAAASETLPLEGIDAPRKAPKAEAPKTEAPKAEAPKAETAPAEAPRAEKTEKAEKSSENGSAPAERPAQQENGPQDGQSQQEEGGRSRRRRGSNRAAGSPEQGGQQRERGDRADRGDRNERGDRGEQGGNRQGNRDGGRDGNRDNRQRNQQGGGQDNSQRQGQGPQGDDDEEGGRRGRRFRDRRRRGAGGGREQGGSPDTEIREDDVLLPVAGILDVLDNYAFVRTSGYLAGPNDVYVSLSLVRRYGLRRGDAITGVVRQPRDGEQQRQKFNPLVRVDSINGLEPDESKRRPEFTKLTPLYPNERLRLETEPHKLTTRVIDLVMPVGKGQRALIVSPPKAGKTTIMQDIANAISTNNPECHLMVVLVDERPEEVTDMQRSVKGEVIASTFDRPPSDHTSVAELAIERAKRLVEMGHDVVVLLDSITRLGRAYNLAAPASGRILSGGVDSTALFPPKRFLGAARNIENGGSLTIFATTMVETGSTGDTVIFEEFKGTANADLKLDRKIAERRVFPAVDINPSGTRKEDLLLSPDELAVTHKLHRVLHALDSQQAIDLLISRLRKTKTNIEFLMQVSKTALGSNDDD; this is encoded by the coding sequence GTGAGCAACACCGATCTTTTGAGCGACGTCGAAGGTGGCGCCGCCGAGTCGAACGGCGTCGTCGCTCCCAAGCGCACGGTCGGCGGATTGACCGGCAAGACCGTTGCCGAACTGCGCTCGATCGCTGGGGACCTTGGCATCGGCGAGACCACGGGCATGCGTAAGGGCGACCTGATCGCGGCCATCCGTGAGCGTCAGGGCAAGACCAAGCGCAAGTCCCCCGCGGCGGCGAGCGAAACGCTTCCGCTCGAGGGGATCGATGCACCGCGCAAGGCCCCGAAGGCCGAGGCGCCCAAGACAGAGGCCCCGAAGGCCGAAGCGCCGAAGGCGGAAACCGCCCCGGCCGAGGCCCCGCGCGCCGAGAAGACCGAGAAGGCCGAGAAGTCTTCCGAGAACGGCTCCGCGCCCGCCGAGCGGCCCGCGCAGCAGGAGAACGGGCCGCAGGACGGCCAGTCGCAGCAGGAAGAGGGCGGCCGCAGCCGTCGTCGCCGCGGCTCCAACCGTGCCGCGGGTTCGCCCGAGCAGGGTGGCCAGCAGCGCGAGCGTGGTGACCGTGCTGACCGGGGCGACCGCAACGAACGCGGCGACCGTGGTGAGCAGGGCGGCAACCGGCAGGGCAACCGCGACGGCGGCCGTGACGGCAACCGCGACAACCGCCAGCGCAACCAGCAGGGCGGCGGTCAGGACAACAGCCAGCGTCAGGGCCAGGGCCCGCAGGGTGACGACGACGAGGAAGGCGGCCGTCGCGGCCGTCGCTTCCGCGACCGTCGCCGCCGGGGTGCCGGCGGTGGCCGTGAGCAGGGCGGTTCGCCCGACACCGAGATCCGCGAGGACGACGTCCTGCTGCCCGTCGCGGGCATCCTGGACGTGCTCGACAACTACGCGTTCGTGCGTACCTCGGGCTACCTCGCCGGGCCGAACGACGTGTACGTCTCGCTTTCGCTGGTCCGCAGGTACGGCCTTCGCCGCGGTGACGCCATCACCGGTGTCGTGCGCCAGCCGCGTGACGGCGAGCAGCAGCGGCAGAAGTTCAACCCGCTGGTGCGCGTCGACTCGATCAACGGCCTGGAGCCGGACGAGTCCAAGCGTCGTCCCGAGTTCACCAAGCTGACCCCGCTGTACCCGAACGAGCGCCTGCGTCTCGAGACCGAGCCGCACAAGCTCACCACCCGCGTCATCGACCTGGTGATGCCGGTCGGCAAGGGACAGCGTGCCCTGATCGTGTCACCGCCGAAGGCGGGCAAGACGACGATCATGCAGGACATCGCGAACGCGATCTCGACGAACAACCCCGAGTGCCACCTGATGGTCGTGCTCGTGGACGAACGTCCGGAAGAGGTCACCGACATGCAGCGGTCGGTGAAGGGTGAGGTCATCGCCTCCACCTTCGACCGTCCGCCGTCCGACCACACCTCGGTCGCGGAGCTGGCCATCGAGCGGGCGAAGCGGCTGGTCGAGATGGGCCACGACGTCGTCGTGCTGCTCGACTCGATCACCCGTCTGGGCCGTGCCTACAACCTGGCGGCCCCGGCGTCCGGCCGGATCCTCTCCGGTGGTGTCGACTCGACGGCGCTGTTCCCGCCGAAGCGTTTCCTCGGCGCGGCGCGCAACATCGAGAACGGCGGTTCGCTGACGATCTTCGCCACGACGATGGTCGAGACCGGGTCCACCGGTGACACGGTCATCTTCGAAGAGTTCAAGGGGACCGCGAACGCGGACCTCAAGCTCGACCGGAAGATCGCCGAGCGGCGCGTGTTCCCCGCGGTGGACATCAACCCGTCCGGTACCCGCAAGGAAGATCTGCTGCTTTCGCCGGACGAGCTCGCGGTCACCCACAAGCTGCACCGGGTGCTCCACGCGCTGGACTCGCAGCAGGCCATCGACCTGCTGATCTCGCGTCTGCGCAAGACGAAGACCAACATCGAGTTCCTCATGCAGGTCTCGAAGACGGCCCTCGGCTCGAACGACGACGACTGA
- a CDS encoding DUF305 domain-containing protein, which yields MDDPDLQYVDEPGDEVPRSAKSRWLVVGAALVVMLILGFGLGALTTRLIDSDPESTTPGAGSIEVGFAQDMSVHHLQAVTMAGWARDHTTDPAVKTLAFDIERTQTGQVGRMKGWLGLWGQPEQTTGAYMTWMTEPMAGHSGHGGADMKASNGAPMPGMATSAELAKLRSLTGKEMDVFFLQLMLRHHMGGTEMAQYANDHTSVADVKSLTRSMLVSQGAEMDLMKSLLQERGGSPLPA from the coding sequence ATGGACGACCCCGATCTCCAGTACGTCGACGAACCCGGCGACGAGGTACCGCGCTCGGCCAAGAGCCGGTGGCTGGTGGTCGGGGCGGCCCTGGTCGTCATGCTGATCCTGGGCTTCGGCCTCGGCGCCTTGACGACCAGGCTGATCGACTCCGATCCGGAATCGACGACCCCTGGAGCGGGTTCGATCGAGGTCGGTTTCGCGCAGGACATGTCGGTGCACCACCTCCAGGCCGTCACCATGGCGGGCTGGGCGCGGGACCACACGACCGATCCGGCGGTCAAGACCCTCGCGTTCGACATCGAGCGCACGCAGACCGGCCAGGTCGGCCGGATGAAGGGCTGGCTGGGCCTGTGGGGCCAGCCGGAGCAGACGACCGGCGCCTACATGACCTGGATGACCGAGCCGATGGCAGGCCACTCGGGGCACGGTGGCGCCGACATGAAGGCGTCGAACGGCGCGCCGATGCCAGGGATGGCGACGTCGGCCGAACTGGCCAAACTGCGGTCGCTGACGGGCAAGGAGATGGACGTCTTCTTCCTCCAGCTGATGCTGCGGCACCACATGGGCGGCACGGAGATGGCCCAGTACGCCAACGACCACACGTCCGTGGCGGACGTGAAGTCGCTGACGCGGAGCATGCTCGTCTCGCAGGGCGCGGAGATGGACCTGATGAAGTCCCTGCTTCAGGAGCGCGGCGGCTCCCCTCTCCCCGCCTGA
- the thrC gene encoding threonine synthase produces MIPQPWPGIIQAYPDRIPVPAGAKVITLGEGNTPLLPAPHLSELTGCEVHLKVEGVNPTGSFKDRGMTVAITHALASGLKAVICASTGNTSASAAAYAARAGLTCAVLVPQGKIAMGKLAQAVLHGARILQVDGNFDDCLELAQKTAIDYPVTLVNSVNPVRIAGQKSAAFEICDVLGRAPDIHCLPVGNAGNITAYWAGYSEYAGDGVVKNTPRMFGFQAAGAAPLVHGEPVADPDTIATAIRIGSPASWDGAMKAKNASAGLFEAITDEKILEAYRLLASKEGVFVEPASATSVAGLLATAADGRLPKGSTVVCTVTGHGLKDPATALEGNVEVEPLAVDPTAVAAALDLR; encoded by the coding sequence GTGATTCCCCAACCATGGCCAGGGATCATCCAGGCCTATCCCGACCGGATCCCGGTCCCGGCCGGCGCGAAGGTGATCACCCTCGGCGAGGGCAACACCCCGTTGCTGCCCGCGCCGCACCTCTCGGAACTGACCGGCTGTGAGGTCCACCTCAAGGTCGAAGGCGTGAACCCGACCGGGTCCTTCAAGGACCGCGGGATGACCGTGGCCATCACGCACGCGCTCGCCAGCGGGCTCAAGGCGGTTATCTGCGCCTCCACCGGCAACACCTCCGCGTCGGCGGCGGCCTACGCGGCCCGTGCCGGGCTCACCTGCGCGGTGCTCGTCCCGCAGGGCAAGATCGCGATGGGCAAACTCGCCCAGGCCGTCCTCCACGGCGCACGGATCCTGCAGGTGGACGGCAACTTCGACGACTGTCTCGAACTGGCGCAGAAGACCGCGATCGACTACCCGGTGACCTTGGTCAACTCGGTCAACCCGGTGCGGATCGCCGGTCAGAAGTCGGCCGCGTTCGAGATCTGCGACGTCCTCGGCCGCGCGCCGGACATCCACTGCCTGCCGGTCGGCAACGCGGGCAACATCACCGCCTACTGGGCCGGATATTCCGAATACGCCGGTGACGGTGTGGTGAAGAACACCCCTCGGATGTTCGGTTTCCAGGCGGCCGGTGCCGCGCCGCTCGTGCACGGCGAACCGGTGGCCGATCCGGACACGATCGCGACCGCGATCCGCATCGGCAGCCCCGCGTCCTGGGACGGCGCGATGAAGGCGAAGAACGCTTCCGCCGGCCTGTTCGAGGCCATCACCGACGAGAAGATCCTCGAGGCGTACCGGCTGCTCGCCAGCAAGGAAGGCGTGTTCGTCGAGCCCGCTTCGGCGACCAGTGTCGCGGGCCTGCTCGCGACGGCCGCCGACGGACGCCTGCCGAAGGGCTCGACCGTCGTGTGCACCGTCACCGGACACGGCCTGAAGGACCCGGCCACGGCGCTGGAGGGCAACGTCGAGGTCGAGCCGCTCGCCGTCGACCCGACGGCCGTCGCCGCCGCGCTGGACCTGCGATGA